One stretch of Argiope bruennichi chromosome 3, qqArgBrue1.1, whole genome shotgun sequence DNA includes these proteins:
- the LOC129963775 gene encoding membrane-associated progesterone receptor component 1-like, producing MAQVAEKVQAESVDDGTTSFVGSIINDIVYSPLNLILLSICIYLMYKLFFSKKADDTPSSPPIPRLPPMKKRDMTIEDLRKYDGTNEEGRVCVAVNGKIFDVTKGKHFYGPGGPYAAFAGRDASRGLATFSVEVTNEGYDDLSDLNSMQMDSVREWEIQFQEKYHYVGRLLKPNEEPTDYSDEDDASQDQSTQSPTQSSKKNE from the exons atggcGCAAGTTGCTGAAAAAGTTCAAGCTGAAAGTGTTGATGATGGCACGACTTCATTTGTTGGCAGCATAATAAATGATATAGTGTACAGTCCCCTGAATTTGATTCTCCTGTCCATATGTATTTACTTGATGTACAAactattttttagtaaaaaagcaGATGATACACCCTCTTCGCCACCCATTCCTCGACTCCCGCCAATGAAAAAAAGAGACATGACTATAGAAGATCTTAGGAAGTACGACGGAACGAATGAGGAAGGAAGAGTTTGTGTTGCTGTGAATGGGAAAATTTTTGATGTGActaaaggaaaacatttttatggaCCAG gAGGACCTTATGCTGCCTTTGCCGGGCGAGATGCTTCACGTGGTCTAGCAACATTTTCCGTTGAAGTTACCAATGAAGGTTATGATGATTTATCAGATCTAAATTCCATGCAGATGGACAGTGTTAGAGAATGGGAAATTCAATTTCAAG AAAAGTATCATTATGTGGGCCGTCTGTTAAAACCCAATGAAGAGCCAACTGATTATTCAGATGAAGACGATGCAAGTCAAGATCAGAGTACACAATCACCTACACAGTCTTCCAAAAAAAATGAGTAA